Below is a window of Coriobacterium glomerans PW2 DNA.
CTATTTTCTTGCATTGCCTGCCATCATTTCACGATACGCGAACCGAAATCGGGGCGGCTGTCGCGAAGAGATACCATATCGACGAGATGGAAGTCGCCGATGAAGTGTTCGAATCAAGTCAATCGAAGGTCTTCGATCAAGCTGAGAACCGCATGCACACCATAAAGGCGGTCATGCTCGCGACGCTGAGATGAGTCTCTTTGCACGGAGCAGATCGAAGAAGCGCTCGCATCGAGTTCTCACAGCGCTTCTCACGGACTCCGAGCAGATGTCCTCACATGCGGATGCGATGCCTCAGCATCGATCGGGGTTCAACCTCTGGCATCGAGGCGAGTGACGTCTCGTAGGGACGGCACGGCTCTTCTCAACCGGTTCGCGCACGTTCCCCGATTGCGATCCAGTAGGGTTTCTGCTGATATTTCGCCTGTTCCGTGTATACCCGAGGTTTCCGATATACTTCGTAGGTCGTCAGTTGATCCAGCTATGAAAGGAACTCGCGGACATGCGCCAGGGATTCGACAACGAGAGATATATCGAGCTGCAGGCCGAGAGGATTCGTCGGCGCATCAAGGAACTCGGCGGCAAGCTCTATCTTGAGTTCGGAGGCAAACTCTTCGACGACTATCATGCCGCGCGCGTGCTTCCCGGCTTCGAGCCCGATTCGAAGCTTCGAATGCTTGAGAGCATGACCGATGAGGTTGAGATCCTGATCGCGATCAATGCGAACGATATCGAGAACGGCAAAGTTCGAAGCGATCTCGGTATCACCTATGACGAGGACGCGCTGCGTCTCATGGACGCATTTCGCCAGCGCCGATTCCATGTCGGCGGTGTCGTGATCACGCGCTTCGCGAATCAGCCGGCCGCTGAGGCGTTCCGCAACAGGCTGATCGGCCTCGGGGTTTCAGTGAGCCTGCATTATCCGATCGCGGGGTATCCCTATGATATCGACGCGATCGCTTCGGATCGGGGATTCGGTGCAAACGATTTCATCGAGACCACACGGCCACTTGTCGTGGTCACCGCGCCGGGGCCCGGCTCGGGCAAGATGGCGACATGTTTGTCCCAGCTCTATCATGAGCTTCGACGCAACACGCGCTGCGGCTATGCGAAGTTCGAGACCTTTCCCGTCTGGAACCTGCCGCTCACTCACCCTGTTAACATCGCCTACGAGGCCGCGACCGCCGATCTGGATGACGCGAACATCATCGATCCTTTTCATCTGGACGCCTATGGCGACACAACGGTGAACTACAATCGCGATGTCGAGATCTTTCCGGTTCTGCGCGCTCTTCTGGCGCGCATTCTCGGAGAGAGCCCCTATCGATCCCCGACCGATATGGGCGTAAACATGGTCGGCTTCGCGATCGCAGATGACACGGAGGTGCGCTCAGCTGCGCGCATGGAGATCGTGAGACGCTATTTCCGTGCCGCTGAGGCCGTGAAGCGCACCGGTCTCGGTGCGGATGAGATAAGCAAACTCAAGATGCTCATGGAACGCGCCGGAGTGGACGTAGACCTGTTCGGAGGACGACGGGCAGCATTGGAGCGCGAACGCGAAACGGGGGCTCCGGCGGGTGCCATGGTGCTGCCCTGCGGCAGCGTCGTGACGGGGAAGACCTCCGAGCGCCTGGGTGCCGCGAGCTCTCTTCTCATGAACGCCCTGAAAAGGGTGAGCGGGGTGGACGACGACAGGAATGTGATCGATGACGCGGCGATCAATCCCATATGCGAGCTCAAGGTGGATCATCTTGCAAGCGCGAACCATCGCCTGCATTCGGATGAGACGCTCATAGCGCTGTCGATCACGTCGGCAACCAGTCAAGAGGCCGCTCGCGTCA
It encodes the following:
- a CDS encoding DUF1846 domain-containing protein, giving the protein MRQGFDNERYIELQAERIRRRIKELGGKLYLEFGGKLFDDYHAARVLPGFEPDSKLRMLESMTDEVEILIAINANDIENGKVRSDLGITYDEDALRLMDAFRQRRFHVGGVVITRFANQPAAEAFRNRLIGLGVSVSLHYPIAGYPYDIDAIASDRGFGANDFIETTRPLVVVTAPGPGSGKMATCLSQLYHELRRNTRCGYAKFETFPVWNLPLTHPVNIAYEAATADLDDANIIDPFHLDAYGDTTVNYNRDVEIFPVLRALLARILGESPYRSPTDMGVNMVGFAIADDTEVRSAARMEIVRRYFRAAEAVKRTGLGADEISKLKMLMERAGVDVDLFGGRRAALERERETGAPAGAMVLPCGSVVTGKTSERLGAASSLLMNALKRVSGVDDDRNVIDDAAINPICELKVDHLASANHRLHSDETLIALSITSATSQEAARVIKGLELLRGCDAFFSVIISRTDEELYRRLGINVCCEPRYELHTLYHR